In one window of Nakamurella sp. PAMC28650 DNA:
- a CDS encoding ribonuclease J, whose protein sequence is MTATSTSIPPPRLPKGGLRLVALGGIGEIGRNMTVYEYDGRLLVVDCGVLFPEDAQPGVDLILPDLRLVEDRVDDIDAVVITHGHEDHIGALPWLLRLRKDLPVIGAKFSLALIAAKCREHRITPKLEVVVEGERRKAGAWDLEFFAVNHSIPDALAVGIRTPAGTVLHTGDIKLDQLPLDGRLTDLGGFSRLGDEGVDLFLVDSTNAEVPGFVAPEREIGPVLDNYIRSAKQRVIVASFASHVHRVQQMLDAAQNHGRKVAFVGRSMVRNMQIAQELGLLTVPDGLVRSLDKVLELPPEQVLLISTGSQGEPLSALSRMSRGEHRQVNLIQGDTVILASSMIPGNETSVFTVINELARANVTVIHQGVAKVHVSGHASAGELLYLYNAVRPKNVIPVHGEWRHLRAQTRLAVLTGVPPERVVLAPNGTVVDLIDGRARISGHIDVGMVYVDGAAVGDVGENTLSDRLILGEGGFIAITVAIDKLTGRAIASPTISGRGFSDDPGALAKVVPLVEAELAQMEADGVIDTHRIAQSVRRIVGRWVGDVYRRRPMIVPTVIAV, encoded by the coding sequence ATGACGGCAACTTCCACCTCGATCCCCCCACCCCGCCTGCCCAAGGGCGGCCTCCGGCTCGTCGCGCTCGGCGGTATCGGCGAAATCGGCCGCAACATGACGGTCTACGAATACGACGGCCGTCTGCTGGTCGTCGACTGCGGCGTGCTGTTCCCGGAGGACGCCCAACCCGGCGTCGATCTGATCCTGCCCGACCTCCGCCTCGTCGAGGATCGTGTCGACGACATCGACGCCGTGGTGATCACGCACGGGCACGAGGACCACATCGGGGCGCTGCCCTGGCTCCTGCGGCTTCGCAAGGACCTTCCGGTGATCGGCGCGAAGTTCTCGCTGGCCCTGATCGCGGCGAAGTGTCGCGAACACCGGATCACTCCCAAGCTCGAGGTCGTCGTGGAGGGCGAACGGCGCAAGGCCGGAGCCTGGGACCTCGAGTTCTTCGCCGTCAACCACTCGATCCCGGATGCGCTGGCGGTCGGCATCAGGACCCCGGCCGGCACGGTGCTGCACACCGGCGACATCAAGCTCGACCAGCTGCCGCTCGACGGTCGGCTGACCGACCTCGGCGGCTTCTCCCGCCTCGGTGACGAGGGCGTGGATCTCTTCCTGGTCGACTCGACCAACGCCGAGGTACCCGGGTTCGTCGCTCCGGAGCGCGAGATCGGCCCGGTGCTGGACAACTACATCAGGTCCGCCAAGCAGCGCGTCATCGTCGCCAGCTTCGCCTCGCACGTGCATCGCGTCCAGCAGATGCTCGACGCCGCACAGAACCACGGACGCAAGGTGGCCTTCGTCGGCCGCTCCATGGTCCGCAACATGCAGATCGCCCAGGAGCTGGGCCTGCTGACGGTGCCGGACGGGCTGGTCCGATCCCTGGACAAGGTGCTGGAACTTCCGCCGGAACAGGTGCTGCTGATCTCCACGGGCTCACAGGGCGAGCCGCTGTCGGCCCTGTCCCGGATGTCCCGCGGCGAGCACCGACAGGTCAATCTCATCCAGGGTGACACCGTCATCCTCGCCAGTTCGATGATCCCCGGCAACGAGACCAGCGTCTTCACCGTCATCAACGAGCTGGCTCGTGCGAACGTCACCGTCATCCACCAGGGGGTGGCCAAGGTGCACGTCTCCGGTCACGCCTCGGCCGGCGAGCTCCTGTACCTGTACAACGCGGTCCGGCCGAAGAACGTCATCCCGGTGCACGGGGAGTGGCGTCACCTGCGCGCGCAGACCAGGCTCGCCGTCCTCACCGGGGTCCCGCCGGAGCGGGTGGTGCTCGCACCGAACGGCACCGTGGTCGACCTGATCGACGGCCGGGCCAGGATCAGCGGCCACATCGACGTCGGCATGGTCTACGTCGACGGCGCCGCTGTCGGTGACGTCGGCGAGAACACGCTGTCCGACCGCCTCATCCTGGGCGAGGGCGGATTCATCGCCATCACGGTGGCCATCGACAAGCTCACCGGGCGGGCCATCGCTTCCCCGACGATCTCCGGGCGCGGATTCTCCGACGACCCCGGAGCGCTGGCCAAGGTGGTGCCCCTGGTCGAGGCCGAGTTGGCCCAGATGGAGGCCGATGGTGTCATCGACACCCACCGGATCGCCCAGTCCGTCCGTCGGATCGTCGGTCGCTGGGTCGGGGACGTCTACCGTCGCCGGCCGATGATCGTCCCCACCGTCATCGCGGTCTGA
- a CDS encoding YncE family protein has translation MSRQRLRTWGVALVAAASLLAACTSGTTTATGSPTGAAQGSGAGGTSAAPHPAAGSGTGPTAAGMTGMTGMSTSTTAQSFSSTHAPSAGRPSSATTGTKTRGPAVAVLPGMPAVTDAHNVYADAGANMISAVQRKYPAYAYVPHNKSGDVWVIDQRTFQVVNKCHVGIEIQHVVPDYHMTMLYATDDVGNVIRAIDPATGNCGKTYQVRDPYNMYFTPDGKYAISVAEARRELVWYDPKDWTVKDTTDVSNCAGIDHADFSVDGKTAVFTCEFGGRVVVIDVASHQIIRSVDMPVRNTVMGPQDIKMAPDGSVYYIADSDSNGVWVLNGAATKVLRHIATGLGAHGLYLSRDAKQLYVTNRHEGSVSVLDSYTGAIEAKWTIPGGGSPDMGNVSADGTRLWLSGRYNNVLYVFDTGTGKMIKEIPVGDGPHGLALMPLPGRYSLGHTGITR, from the coding sequence ATGAGCAGGCAACGACTTCGGACCTGGGGGGTAGCCTTGGTGGCTGCGGCGTCGTTGCTGGCGGCGTGCACCTCCGGGACCACCACCGCGACGGGGAGCCCGACGGGCGCCGCCCAGGGATCTGGCGCGGGCGGTACATCCGCCGCCCCCCACCCCGCCGCGGGCTCCGGTACCGGACCCACGGCGGCCGGCATGACCGGCATGACCGGCATGAGTACCTCCACCACCGCGCAGAGCTTCAGCTCCACTCATGCACCCTCCGCAGGTCGGCCGTCGTCCGCCACGACCGGGACCAAGACCAGGGGCCCTGCCGTCGCGGTGCTGCCCGGCATGCCGGCCGTCACCGATGCACACAACGTCTACGCCGACGCCGGCGCGAACATGATCAGCGCCGTGCAGCGCAAGTACCCGGCCTACGCCTATGTCCCGCACAACAAATCCGGTGACGTCTGGGTGATCGACCAGAGGACCTTCCAGGTGGTCAACAAGTGCCACGTGGGCATCGAGATCCAGCACGTCGTCCCCGACTACCACATGACCATGCTCTATGCGACCGACGACGTCGGCAACGTGATCAGGGCGATCGACCCGGCCACCGGCAACTGCGGCAAGACCTACCAGGTCAGGGACCCGTACAACATGTACTTCACCCCGGACGGGAAATACGCGATCTCGGTCGCGGAGGCACGGCGCGAACTGGTCTGGTACGACCCCAAGGACTGGACGGTCAAGGACACCACCGACGTCAGCAACTGCGCCGGGATCGACCACGCCGACTTCAGCGTGGACGGCAAGACGGCGGTGTTCACCTGTGAGTTCGGTGGCCGGGTGGTCGTCATCGACGTGGCCAGCCACCAGATCATCCGGTCCGTCGACATGCCGGTGCGGAACACCGTGATGGGGCCGCAGGACATCAAGATGGCCCCCGACGGCTCCGTCTACTACATCGCGGATTCCGACTCCAACGGCGTCTGGGTGCTCAACGGCGCAGCGACGAAGGTTCTACGGCACATCGCCACCGGCCTCGGGGCGCACGGGCTGTATCTCAGCCGGGACGCGAAGCAGCTCTACGTGACCAATCGGCACGAGGGCAGCGTCAGCGTGCTCGACTCCTACACCGGTGCGATCGAGGCGAAGTGGACGATCCCCGGCGGGGGGAGCCCGGACATGGGCAACGTGAGCGCCGACGGCACCCGGCTGTGGCTGTCGGGCCGCTACAACAACGTCCTGTACGTGTTCGACACCGGCACCGGGAAGATGATCAAGGAGATCCCGGTGGGCGACGGCCCGCACGGCCTGGCACTGATGCCCCTGCCGGGCCGCTACAGCCTCGGCCACACCGGAATCACCCGCTGA
- a CDS encoding DUF952 domain-containing protein: protein MIYHLAFARDWEAALAGGSYRISGRGMTLESEGFLHFSYAEQVAGVASRFWRSPESPVVLLTVDPDLLGLPVVAENTTGGTELFPHVYGPLPVDAVVTVTPVAVTEGGELQLPDLTTPAAGSGGRQ from the coding sequence GTGATCTATCACCTGGCCTTCGCGCGCGACTGGGAGGCGGCACTGGCCGGCGGTTCCTACAGGATCTCGGGTCGCGGCATGACGCTCGAGTCAGAGGGGTTCCTGCACTTCTCCTACGCGGAGCAGGTGGCCGGGGTGGCCTCACGCTTCTGGCGGTCACCTGAATCACCCGTGGTGCTGCTCACCGTCGACCCGGATCTTCTGGGGCTGCCGGTGGTGGCCGAGAACACCACCGGCGGCACCGAACTCTTCCCGCACGTCTACGGCCCGCTGCCGGTCGACGCGGTGGTCACGGTGACGCCGGTCGCGGTGACCGAAGGCGGGGAGTTGCAGCTGCCCGATCTCACCACCCCGGCTGCCGGGTCCGGCGGCCGTCAGTAA
- a CDS encoding DUF4097 family beta strand repeat-containing protein, which yields MKSFLTPDPITLEIRNAAGEIQIVLTDTQSTTVDVSAGTGHPLGFLDDVFKAFGSGRGFGRGRSAGFPGFRVSPSGEQSGGAGGLDTAETLTDITDLVRIEHREGDRPAIIVDTDPARDGWRTSFTVVVTAPLGSNLRVQAQSSDVVVTGTASLVDVRTASGRTQLEETGGKTLVQSASGDVRISLAGGNVDVRTASGDVVIGPVRGDALVHTTSGDVELGAVAGNINARSVSGDVRVADATSGLAEVNAVSGDVEIGIHAGSVAAISLSTVSGSTDTDFEVAGEAPEGHAPVLEITVKTTSGDIRLHRAA from the coding sequence ATGAAGAGCTTCCTGACCCCCGATCCGATCACCCTGGAAATCCGCAACGCTGCCGGCGAGATCCAGATCGTGCTCACCGACACCCAGAGCACGACCGTCGACGTCAGCGCCGGCACCGGTCACCCGCTCGGCTTCCTGGACGACGTCTTCAAGGCGTTCGGTAGCGGACGCGGCTTCGGCCGCGGGCGCTCGGCCGGCTTCCCCGGCTTCCGCGTAAGCCCGTCCGGCGAGCAGTCCGGCGGGGCGGGCGGTCTCGACACCGCCGAGACCCTCACCGACATCACCGATCTCGTACGGATCGAGCACCGCGAGGGCGACCGCCCGGCGATCATCGTCGACACCGACCCGGCCCGCGACGGATGGCGCACCTCGTTCACCGTCGTCGTCACGGCCCCGCTCGGGTCCAACCTCCGCGTGCAGGCCCAGTCCTCCGACGTCGTCGTGACCGGGACCGCCTCGCTGGTCGACGTACGGACGGCGTCGGGCCGCACCCAGCTCGAAGAGACCGGCGGCAAGACCCTGGTCCAGAGCGCTTCCGGTGACGTCCGCATCTCCCTCGCGGGCGGCAACGTCGACGTGCGGACGGCTTCGGGCGACGTGGTGATCGGACCCGTCCGGGGCGACGCGCTCGTGCACACCACCTCCGGCGACGTCGAGCTCGGGGCCGTGGCGGGCAACATCAACGCCCGGAGCGTCTCCGGTGACGTCCGGGTGGCCGACGCCACCTCCGGGCTCGCCGAGGTGAACGCGGTCTCGGGCGACGTCGAGATCGGCATCCACGCCGGCTCGGTCGCCGCCATCAGCCTGTCGACCGTGTCCGGCAGCACCGACACGGACTTCGAGGTCGCGGGCGAGGCCCCCGAAGGCCATGCCCCCGTCCTGGAGATCACCGTCAAGACCACCTCCGGTGACATCCGCCTGCACCGCGCCGCCTGA
- a CDS encoding winged helix-turn-helix domain-containing protein: protein MTTSAMPTARLEITAAQARRAAIAAQGLSSALPEAVGVLNRGHLRRMVERLGLLQIDSVNVLARAHFLPLFARLGEYPVDLVSNSAWPARPADRTLLETWAHEASLVPIERQPLLRWRQEKFVDGPWSSAARLRADHPGFLERVLAVVRDEGPLSAGDIEKVLEAPGRGTPGWWGWSTTKTASEYLFAIGAIGTSHRRGFERVYDLTERILPAAVAATPTPPEADAKRALLALSARSHGIGTAGDLADYYRIRNDEAKRALAELAEEGTVIPVRVRGWRDLAYLHKDARIPRKVSGRALLCPFDPLIWERARTERLFGFHYRIEIYTPQPKRVYGYYVFPLLVGDQLVGRFDLKADRATGRLLVQAAWSESGTEPEQVAQDAAVELLRMARWLGLDEVIIMPRGNLHPVLAAVTSLR from the coding sequence GTGACCACCTCCGCCATGCCCACGGCCCGGCTCGAAATCACCGCGGCGCAGGCCCGGCGGGCGGCCATCGCTGCGCAGGGGCTGTCCTCGGCGTTGCCGGAGGCGGTCGGCGTCCTCAATCGCGGGCATCTGCGGCGGATGGTCGAGCGACTCGGGCTGCTGCAGATCGACTCGGTGAACGTGCTGGCCCGGGCCCATTTCCTGCCCCTTTTCGCGCGGCTGGGAGAGTACCCCGTCGACCTGGTGTCGAACAGTGCCTGGCCGGCCCGACCCGCCGATCGGACGCTGCTGGAAACGTGGGCGCACGAGGCATCCCTGGTCCCGATCGAGCGGCAGCCGCTGCTGCGCTGGCGTCAGGAGAAGTTCGTCGACGGACCCTGGTCCTCTGCGGCCAGGCTGCGGGCCGACCACCCGGGTTTCCTCGAGCGGGTGCTCGCCGTGGTGCGCGACGAGGGGCCGCTGTCGGCCGGCGACATCGAAAAGGTGCTGGAGGCGCCCGGCCGGGGGACGCCTGGTTGGTGGGGTTGGTCCACGACGAAGACCGCGAGCGAGTACCTCTTCGCGATCGGTGCCATCGGCACGTCCCACCGCCGGGGTTTCGAGCGCGTGTACGACCTGACGGAGCGCATCCTGCCCGCAGCCGTCGCGGCGACGCCGACGCCACCGGAGGCCGATGCGAAGCGGGCCCTGCTCGCGCTGTCCGCCCGATCCCACGGGATCGGCACGGCCGGCGATCTGGCCGACTACTACCGAATCCGCAACGACGAGGCCAAGAGGGCCCTGGCCGAACTGGCCGAGGAGGGCACCGTCATCCCGGTACGGGTCCGGGGCTGGCGGGATCTGGCGTATCTGCACAAGGACGCCAGGATTCCTCGCAAGGTCAGCGGTCGCGCCCTGCTGTGCCCGTTCGACCCGCTCATCTGGGAACGTGCCCGCACGGAGCGATTGTTCGGCTTCCACTACCGCATCGAGATCTACACCCCTCAGCCGAAGCGGGTCTATGGCTACTACGTCTTCCCGCTGCTCGTCGGTGACCAGCTGGTCGGCCGGTTCGACCTCAAGGCCGACCGCGCCACCGGCCGGTTGCTGGTGCAGGCGGCCTGGTCGGAGTCAGGAACGGAACCGGAGCAGGTGGCCCAGGATGCTGCCGTCGAACTGCTGCGGATGGCACGGTGGCTGGGTCTGGATGAGGTGATCATCATGCCCCGCGGCAATCTTCACCCGGTCCTGGCAGCGGTAACGTCCCTCCGGTGA
- a CDS encoding toxin-antitoxin system HicB family antitoxin has product MDLHPYIRNLREDLLAAAALGDEETRRAAALLAAAIEPAGRLAIMNALSDLAAEVTAALDRHVVEVKLDGRDVRVSVSDKGGAATADELPDDADGRAGHHLHADELRRAMQEAGGELSRTTVRLFNDLKSQAEQAASDQGVSLNTYISRAVSDSVRTAMPAGSKGKRSRNTAGRTVTGFVTG; this is encoded by the coding sequence ATGGACCTTCACCCGTACATCCGCAATCTGCGCGAGGACCTCCTGGCCGCAGCCGCCCTCGGCGACGAGGAGACCCGTCGCGCTGCCGCCCTGCTGGCCGCGGCGATCGAGCCGGCCGGCCGGCTCGCCATCATGAACGCTCTCTCCGACCTGGCTGCCGAGGTCACCGCGGCCCTGGACCGTCATGTCGTCGAGGTGAAACTGGACGGCCGCGACGTGCGTGTCAGCGTGTCCGACAAGGGCGGGGCCGCCACCGCGGACGAACTGCCGGACGACGCCGACGGCCGGGCCGGCCACCACCTGCATGCGGACGAGCTGCGCCGGGCCATGCAGGAGGCCGGCGGCGAGCTGTCCCGGACCACCGTCCGGCTGTTCAACGATCTCAAGTCGCAGGCCGAACAGGCCGCCTCGGACCAGGGCGTGTCCTTGAACACCTATATCTCGCGGGCGGTGTCGGACTCCGTCCGCACCGCCATGCCCGCCGGGTCCAAGGGCAAGCGCAGCCGGAACACGGCCGGCCGCACCGTCACCGGCTTCGTCACGGGCTGA
- the thyX gene encoding FAD-dependent thymidylate synthase: MRLIARTDFLPPADIPFETDAAGGQALAEFAGRACYQSWDRPNPSTATNEGYLAHILQVGHLSVLEHSSATFYLTGISRAVTHEIIRHRHFSYSELSPRFAPTRVVEPDAVASDADLHDRFTTAAQAAKAAHGALLQALEQAAEHAPDGTLARKQARQLAAGLLPAAAETALVVTGNYRAWRHFVGMRATEAADVEIRTLAVGILRELQSLAPHVFADFRISLLPDGTELAASPLVADG; the protein is encoded by the coding sequence ATCCGGTTGATCGCCCGGACCGATTTCCTACCACCGGCGGACATCCCGTTCGAGACCGACGCCGCCGGTGGCCAGGCGCTGGCCGAGTTCGCCGGGCGGGCCTGCTACCAGTCGTGGGACCGCCCGAACCCGTCCACGGCGACCAACGAGGGTTACCTGGCGCACATCCTGCAGGTCGGGCACCTGTCGGTGCTCGAGCACAGTTCCGCGACCTTCTACCTGACGGGCATCTCCCGTGCTGTCACCCACGAGATCATCCGTCATCGGCACTTCTCCTACTCCGAACTGTCTCCCAGGTTCGCGCCGACCCGTGTGGTCGAGCCGGACGCGGTGGCCTCAGATGCGGACCTGCACGACCGGTTCACCACCGCGGCACAGGCGGCGAAGGCCGCTCACGGCGCGCTGCTGCAGGCGCTGGAACAGGCGGCCGAACACGCCCCGGACGGAACGCTCGCGCGCAAGCAGGCCCGGCAACTCGCGGCCGGCCTGCTCCCGGCCGCGGCCGAGACGGCGCTGGTGGTGACCGGGAACTACCGGGCCTGGCGGCATTTCGTCGGTATGCGTGCGACGGAGGCGGCCGACGTGGAGATAAGAACGCTAGCTGTGGGTATCCTCCGAGAGCTGCAGTCGTTGGCACCGCACGTGTTCGCCGATTTCCGGATCAGCCTGCTGCCGGACGGCACCGAACTTGCAGCCTCCCCGTTGGTCGCCGACGGATGA
- a CDS encoding TIGR03085 family metal-binding protein, whose protein sequence is MTLAQTERAELADLFGELGPDQPTLCQGWDTSDLLAHLLIRERRMDAALGVVIKPLAGWTARVSAEYKKLPWVEQIELLRSGPPWFSPLGWGPIDAKANGMEMFIHHEDARRGQPDWQPRTLTPAARQELIPLLTSSLVVGGLKKKGIPVTARLTDDPDDAGGPDRPIVLVPSADLNVMAEQPGVVIRGGVGEILLWLSGRSEVRIEFEGDPDAIASVKAGEQSL, encoded by the coding sequence GTGACCCTCGCCCAGACCGAACGTGCCGAGCTCGCCGACCTGTTCGGCGAACTCGGGCCCGACCAGCCGACCCTGTGCCAGGGGTGGGACACCAGCGACCTGCTGGCCCATCTGCTCATCAGGGAGCGCCGGATGGACGCCGCACTCGGTGTGGTGATCAAGCCGCTGGCCGGCTGGACGGCGCGCGTCTCGGCCGAATACAAGAAACTGCCGTGGGTCGAACAGATCGAACTGCTGCGATCGGGTCCGCCCTGGTTCAGCCCCCTGGGCTGGGGGCCGATCGATGCCAAGGCCAACGGCATGGAGATGTTCATCCACCACGAGGACGCGCGCCGTGGGCAGCCCGACTGGCAGCCCCGCACCCTGACCCCGGCAGCCCGTCAGGAACTCATCCCCCTGCTCACCTCTTCGCTGGTGGTCGGTGGCCTGAAGAAGAAGGGGATACCGGTGACGGCCAGGCTCACCGACGACCCGGACGACGCGGGTGGGCCGGATCGGCCCATCGTGCTCGTCCCGTCGGCCGATCTCAACGTCATGGCCGAGCAGCCTGGTGTGGTGATCCGCGGTGGGGTGGGCGAGATCCTGCTGTGGCTCAGCGGGCGTTCCGAGGTCCGGATCGAGTTCGAGGGCGACCCGGATGCGATCGCCTCCGTCAAGGCGGGCGAGCAGAGCCTCTGA
- the dapA gene encoding 4-hydroxy-tetrahydrodipicolinate synthase: MTSLIAGPAGREGRPFGTVLAAMVTPFTSAGELDLEATAALAEKLVGEGHDGLVVNGTTGESPTTTDAEKSAIVRAVVEAVGDRITVVAGVGTYDTAHSVRLAREAEKAGAHGMLVVTPFYSRPQQDGLLAHFAAVADATDLPVMLYDIPARSVVAIAPDTLLRLSEHPRITAVKDAKGDLHAGSQVMADSDLAFYSGDDPLTLPWMSVGAVGVVSIISHVVGPHVRALVDAAAAGDYARARTLHEALLPAHLAMSRTGGGAGLVFAKAALRLAGFEVGDPRLPQIPATHDQTAQIARDLEEIGNLI; this comes from the coding sequence ATGACGTCGCTCATCGCCGGTCCGGCAGGTAGGGAAGGTCGCCCGTTCGGAACGGTGCTCGCCGCCATGGTGACACCGTTCACCTCGGCGGGGGAGCTCGACCTGGAGGCCACCGCCGCCCTCGCCGAGAAGCTGGTCGGGGAGGGACACGACGGTCTGGTCGTCAACGGCACCACCGGCGAGTCGCCGACCACGACCGATGCCGAGAAGTCGGCGATCGTCCGGGCGGTGGTGGAGGCGGTCGGGGACCGGATCACCGTGGTCGCCGGGGTCGGTACCTATGACACCGCCCACTCGGTGCGGCTGGCCAGGGAGGCCGAAAAGGCCGGTGCACACGGAATGCTGGTGGTGACGCCGTTCTACTCGCGTCCGCAGCAGGACGGCCTGCTCGCGCACTTCGCCGCGGTCGCCGATGCCACCGACTTGCCGGTGATGCTCTACGACATCCCGGCGCGCTCGGTGGTGGCGATCGCACCTGACACGTTGCTGCGGCTGTCCGAACACCCGAGGATCACCGCGGTGAAGGACGCGAAGGGCGACCTCCACGCGGGATCGCAGGTCATGGCCGACTCAGATCTCGCGTTCTACTCCGGCGACGATCCGCTGACGCTGCCCTGGATGAGCGTCGGTGCGGTCGGGGTCGTCAGCATCATCTCGCACGTCGTCGGGCCGCACGTTCGGGCCCTGGTCGACGCCGCAGCGGCGGGCGACTACGCCCGCGCCCGCACCCTTCACGAAGCGCTGTTGCCCGCTCACCTGGCAATGTCCCGAACCGGAGGCGGAGCCGGCCTGGTGTTCGCCAAGGCCGCGCTGCGGCTGGCCGGTTTCGAGGTCGGCGATCCCCGACTTCCGCAAATCCCGGCCACTCACGATCAAACTGCGCAGATTGCGCGTGATCTCGAAGAAATCGGTAATCTGATATGA
- a CDS encoding gamma-glutamyltransferase, with protein sequence MRRLPAGVAAGHPDTARAGLAVLEAGGSAADSAAAMILAGSVAETIFCGLGGGGFATVYDARTATVTGLDFFVAVPGLDGTIAAAPQEISVFFGSVPMPYSMGGPTVAVPGAPSGAAELNRRFGRLPWADIVAPAIALASDGVRFSSAHAELLPDVAPAMVAGAGIDIYSREDGVGGRRLLLADETIDHPGLAGTLAALAQYGPQELLTGDLGRAMVAAVRADGGALSVQDMAAYRVTDLSPLRVPFGPDTLHVRGNDLDGFGRSARALDLAAVRRGGIDRARTFVRALRAPLARTETTSLVAVDRFGNACAATHSLGLGSGIWVGGVHGNSMLGEGELLRGEVVPGARMGSMMVPSVVIGADGDLRFAGGAAGGSRIRPALLQVMAGVLGEGRGVGEAVAAPRMSVTPDVVHLEPGFPDDVIAALRADGEEVVVWDRSRPYFGGVAAIAVDGPAADPRRGGLALLL encoded by the coding sequence GTGAGACGACTTCCCGCCGGGGTGGCGGCCGGGCACCCCGACACCGCACGTGCGGGACTGGCGGTGCTCGAGGCCGGCGGGTCCGCAGCGGACAGTGCAGCTGCGATGATCCTGGCGGGCTCGGTGGCCGAGACGATCTTCTGCGGTCTGGGCGGGGGTGGTTTCGCCACGGTCTACGACGCACGGACCGCGACCGTCACCGGCTTGGACTTCTTCGTGGCGGTGCCGGGTCTGGATGGCACGATTGCCGCTGCACCGCAGGAGATCTCGGTGTTCTTCGGTAGCGTGCCGATGCCGTACTCGATGGGGGGCCCGACCGTGGCGGTGCCCGGGGCACCATCTGGCGCAGCCGAGTTGAACCGGCGCTTCGGCCGGCTGCCGTGGGCCGACATCGTCGCGCCGGCCATCGCGCTGGCCTCCGACGGGGTGCGCTTCTCGTCCGCGCATGCAGAACTTCTTCCGGACGTCGCGCCCGCCATGGTGGCCGGTGCCGGGATCGACATCTACTCCCGCGAGGACGGCGTCGGTGGTCGCCGTCTGCTGCTGGCGGACGAGACGATCGATCATCCCGGTCTGGCCGGCACGCTGGCCGCGCTCGCCCAGTACGGCCCACAGGAACTGCTCACCGGCGACCTGGGACGGGCCATGGTGGCTGCGGTGCGTGCGGACGGTGGAGCGCTGTCCGTCCAGGACATGGCCGCCTACCGGGTGACGGACCTGTCGCCGCTGCGGGTGCCGTTCGGTCCCGACACGCTGCACGTCAGGGGAAACGACCTCGACGGGTTCGGCCGGTCCGCCCGGGCGCTGGACCTGGCGGCCGTCCGCCGCGGCGGGATCGATCGGGCGCGGACCTTCGTGCGGGCCCTTCGCGCGCCGCTCGCCCGGACCGAGACGACCAGCCTGGTCGCCGTCGATCGATTCGGAAACGCCTGCGCCGCTACCCATTCACTGGGACTCGGGTCCGGGATCTGGGTCGGTGGCGTGCATGGCAACTCGATGCTCGGCGAGGGCGAGCTACTGCGCGGCGAGGTCGTGCCGGGTGCCCGGATGGGTTCGATGATGGTGCCGTCGGTGGTCATCGGTGCGGACGGGGACCTGCGGTTCGCCGGTGGCGCCGCGGGTGGCAGCCGGATCCGTCCGGCCCTGCTGCAGGTGATGGCCGGCGTCCTGGGGGAGGGACGCGGGGTCGGCGAGGCCGTGGCGGCCCCCCGGATGTCGGTGACGCCGGACGTCGTCCACCTGGAGCCGGGCTTCCCCGACGACGTCATCGCCGCCCTGCGCGCCGACGGGGAGGAAGTGGTCGTGTGGGACAGGTCCCGCCCCTATTTCGGAGGGGTGGCCGCCATCGCCGTGGACGGACCCGCCGCCGACCCCCGCCGCGGCGGCCTGGCCCTGCTCCTCTGA